In Verrucomicrobiia bacterium, the sequence TTCATTGGAGACCGCCTGTCCCATGGGGACAAAAAGGCAGTAGAAAAGCTCAAGGCCGGTGACGCCTGCGTGCTGACTATCGATGGCATTAGGCTAGCCCTTTACCGCGGCAAAGATGGTGAGCTTCATGCCCTTTCCGCAACCTGCACCCATATGGGCTGCATTGTGAACTGGAACCCAGCAGAGGAAAGCTGGGACTGCCCGTGCCACGGGTCACGCTTTGCTGCCGATGGAACCGTTATCCATGGGCCGGCTGTGAAGGACTTGGAGAAGAAAGAGCTGTAATAAAAAGGCCCCCTCGTTGAAGAGGGGGCACAGAGGCAGGCTGTATTAAGCCTTGTAGATACGAAGCACGACCTGGTCCCAAGCGGGATCCTCGAAGTTGCTGATGATGCCAGCTTCGAAGGTCATACTAGAAACCCAGTTGCTCACCACGTCGCTAAGGGCGCCAGTGAGCGGTGCATCCATTTCGCCGCCAAACCCGGCCGAGTAGGTAAGAAGCTGGCCGCTCTTGAGCGGGATATCCAACTTCACTTTCACGGTTCCGGTGGCGCTCTGGCTACCGTACGCGGTCTCGATGAGCTGCGGCACCATCATGACCAGGTTGACCATGTTGGCGTAGCACACCATGTAACCATCGGTATCCCTGGCGAACCAGCGGCCCTGCTGACCAAGCACTGTCTGGCCGTCGGTGTCGAAGATCTTCACCGTGGAGCCGTTAATCACGACTTCCGCGTCGAGTTCGACAACGGTCGAGTAGTTCAAGGACTTGGTCGCCACGCCCACCTGGCGGGACATATCGGGGAGCCCTGCGAGGGTTCCGTCGTTCATCCGGTAAGAGTG encodes:
- a CDS encoding Rieske 2Fe-2S domain-containing protein — encoded protein: ATGFNGWGMAHGVVAAQLNTDLICGRKNEFADLYAPTRFKPVTSAPQLLKTGFSTAKHFIGDRLSHGDKKAVEKLKAGDACVLTIDGIRLALYRGKDGELHALSATCTHMGCIVNWNPAEESWDCPCHGSRFAADGTVIHGPAVKDLEKKEL